One stretch of Zingiber officinale cultivar Zhangliang chromosome 6B, Zo_v1.1, whole genome shotgun sequence DNA includes these proteins:
- the LOC121990959 gene encoding protein NEGATIVE REGULATOR OF RESISTANCE-like produces the protein MDASSSQRKRRGGGDDRLPSKPRPACSSLPHGEKGPAASEEDVEEFFAILHRMRDASQSVSVGRGIAASARWSPSFKWEDFFGGGAEKVAREGGNGARAVTPTVDEEVKRPQGIDLNADPGPEVEGVAVLSPLGEYTALSVLPPAVS, from the coding sequence ATGGATGCATCCTCCTCCCAGCGGAAGCGACGCGGCGGCGGCGACGACCGTCTCCCCTCAAAGCCTCGACCCGCTTGTTCGTCACTGCCGCATGGAGAAAAGGGTCCCGCGGCGTCGGAGGAGGACGTGGAGGAGTTCTTCGCCATCCTGCACCGAATGCGTGACGCGTCGCAGTCCGTGTCCGTTGGGCGAGGCATCGCGGCGTCGGCCAGGTGGAGCCCGTCGTTCAAGTGGGAGGACTTCTTCGGGGGCGGCGCCGAGAAGGTCGCCCGCGAGGGGGGCAATGGAGCTCGAGCAGTGACGCCGACGGTAGATGAAGAGGTGAAGCGGCCACAGGGCATCGACCTCAACGCCGATCCGGGGCCCGAGGTGGAGGGTGTGGCGGTGCTGAGCCCCCTCGGTGAGTATACCGCCCTCTCAGTGCTTCCTCCGGCTGTTTCCTAA